From the Arctopsyche grandis isolate Sample6627 chromosome 11, ASM5162203v2, whole genome shotgun sequence genome, one window contains:
- the LOC143918979 gene encoding uncharacterized protein LOC143918979 has protein sequence MQPRDLEQLDQLEDRETSKSKDYDELLSFMGLDTRDLSSQADGLLTQMAEYKRVLNLRAMDPMSVHCWYTDLQMEKMELEPYILALEQNIQAADRQIEADRRNLEKFKNDLKQVKDKIAKDMSEEEFQKKKRSNDTEIKTYEEKLDGLEGKLAKCHIPGQVLPESMRHMKIDVDNACKKRNQMKSAAHNISLAKSAKKDLLGLKCKDFN, from the exons ATGCAGCCTCGTGATTTGGAGCAACTGGATCAGCTCGAAGATCGGGAGACTTCAAAAA GTAAAGATTACGATGAATTGCTATCATTCATGGGTCTCGATACTAGAGATCTGTCGTCACAGGCGGACGGCCTCCTCACACAGATGGCCGAGTATAAAAGAGTTCTAAATCTCCGAGCTATGGATCCCATGAGTGTACATTGCTGGTACACCGACTTGCAAATGGAAAAGATGGAATTGGAGCCATACATATTAGCATTGGAGCAGAACATACAAGCAGCGGATAGACAGATCGAAGCGGACAGACGCAATTTGGAAAAGTTCAAAAATGATCTCAAGCAGGTCAAGGATAAGATTGCGAAAGACATGAGCGAGGAggaatttcaaaagaaaaaacgATCCAACGATACTGAAATTAAGACTTATGAAGAGAAGTTGGACGGACTTGAG GGGAAATTAGCCAAATGTCATATACCAGGACAAGTACTACCGGAGAGTATGCGGCATATGAAAATCGACGTTGATAACGCGTGTAAGAAACGCAATCAAATGAAATCGGCCGCCCATAATATTAGCTTAGCAAAGAGTGCAAAGAAAGATCTTTTAGGCTTAAAGTGTAAAGAttttaattaa
- the GatA gene encoding glutamyl-tRNA(Gln) amidotransferase subunit A, mitochondrial: protein MDKLLSLSIRAVQKKFQDGSLSPSELMKLSLKRVEDVQHLNAFITLLPTAQHTADELQKDPTKPLNGIPIAVKDNFCTLNAKTTCASKMLENFTPMYDATVVSKLKKSGAVIVGKTNLDQFAMGSGTVDSVYGPTRNIWGSEFNVGYESKDGDDFRIAGGSSGGSAVAVASGVCLAGIGSDTGGSTRNPAALCGLVGFKPTYGMVSRHGLIPLVNSMDVPGILTRNVDDCISIFNCIAGPDSFDSTTLKDEFQTVNVNDVDLKSVRIGIPEEYRCEGLSPEVLDTWMEVVDLLENEGAYVKIVSMPYTSASIAVYSILNQCEVASNMARYDGLEYGYRAEGCSSTNELYAKSRAEGFNDVVRNRILAGNYFLLTQNYDDYFMKAMKIRRLIKDDFDRVFGRCDDKECVDLLLTPTTLSDAPLYSDFVRLDNRDQCAVHDFCTQPANMAGVPAISLPIKLSNRKLPLSLQLMGPNCSESLLFGVAKKIESLVKFPMLDFKL, encoded by the coding sequence ATGGACAAATTACTTTCGCTGAGTATAAGGGCCGTCCAGAAAAAGTTCCAAGATGGTTCACTATCGCCTTCAGAGCTGATGAAACTATCGCTGAAGAGAGTTGAAGATGTCCAACATCTAAACGCTTTCATCACCCTCCTACCGACAGCTCAACATACAGCTGATGAACTACAAAAAGATCCAACGAAACCATTGAACGGCATTCCAATAGCCGTCAAGGACAACTTTTGCACACTAAATGCCAAAACCACTTGCGCTTCAAAAATGCTTGAGAACTTCACACCAATGTACGACGCCACAGTCGTATCCAAGCTGAAGAAATCCGGAGCTGTAATAGTCGGCAAAACTAACTTAGATCAATTCGCAATGGGCTCGGGGACTGTCGATTCTGTATACGGACCGACTAGAAATATTTGGGGCTCTGAATTCAACGTTGGATATGAATCTAAAGATGGTGATGATTTTAGAATAGCTGGAGGAAGTTCAGGTGGATCTGCCGTTGCTGTAGCTTCGGGAGTTTGCTTAGCCGGAATTGGATCTGACACCGGTGGTTCAACGAGGAATCCAGCAGCTTTGTGTGGACTTGTCGGATTTAAACCTACTTACGGAATGGTCTCGAGACACGGCCTGATACCCTTAGTCAATTCTATGGACGTACCCGGAATACTGACTAGGAATGTCGATGATtgcatttcaatattcaattgcATAGCCGGACCTGATAGCTTCGATTCGACTACTTTGAAAGATGAATTCCAAACAGTCAATGTGAACGACGTTGATTTGAAATCGGTGAGAATAGGAATACCTGAAGAGTACCGTTGTGAAGGTTTGAGTCCTGAAGTATTAGACACTTGGATGGAAGTCGTCGATTTGTTGGAGAACGAAGGTGCTTATGTTAAAATAGTTTCAATGCCGTACACTTCGGCTTCCATAGCCGTGTATTCAATATTGAATCAATGCGAAGTGGCGAGTAATATGGCTCGTTATGACGGATTGGAGTACGGTTATAGAGCTGAAGGTTGCTCGTCGACTAACGAGCTATATGCCAAGTCCCGAGCTGAAGGTTTCAACGACGTTGTGCGCAATCGAATCTTAGCCGGAAACTATTTCCTGCTGACTCAAAACTATGATGATTATTTCATGAAGGCTATGAAGATTCGACGGTTGATCAAAGACGACTTTGACAGAGTCTTTGGCAGGTGTGATGATAAAGAGTGTGTCGATTTGCTGTTGACTCCGACTACGTTAAGTGACGCTCCGCTCTATAGTGATTTCGTTAGGTTGGATAATAGAGATCAGTGTGCTGTTCATGATTTTTGCACACAACCGGCAAATATGGCTGGTGTGCCAGCTATCTCATTGCCGATCAAACTCTCCAATAGGAAGCTGCCTCTGTCGCTGCAGTTGATGGGTCCGAATTGTTCTGAGTCTCTGCTCTTTGGTGTTGCGAAGAAGATTGAAAGTCTTGTCAAGTTTCCAATGCTAGATTTTAAGTTATGA